A window of the Candidatus Atribacteria bacterium genome harbors these coding sequences:
- a CDS encoding type Z 30S ribosomal protein S14 has product MAKTALVEKAKKEPRYKVRKYFRCNICGRPRGYMRKFGICRICFRKMAHRGELPGVTKSSW; this is encoded by the coding sequence GTGGCCAAAACAGCCCTAGTAGAAAAAGCCAAAAAAGAACCAAGATATAAAGTAAGAAAATATTTTCGTTGCAATATTTGTGGAAGACCTCGAGGCTATATGCGAAAATTTGGTATTTGCAGAATATGTTTCCGAAAAATGGCCCACAGAGGAGAATTACCAGGGGTAACTAAATCAAGCTGGTAA